The Molothrus ater isolate BHLD 08-10-18 breed brown headed cowbird chromosome 2, BPBGC_Mater_1.1, whole genome shotgun sequence DNA segment CATCACTTCAGTGTGAATTGTTTACCAGCTCTAGTCTTGCCAGCACTAGCAGGACAATGCAGAATGAATGTTTTTCAGAGTTGTTCCATTTTTCTCCCCTAAATCAAACAACATTCTGTCTGACACGCCATCACCTTCCCTTGGATACCAGTTCTTCACCCAGATGTGATGCCACTGTCTTTCGTAAGAAAGTTACCACACATTGCCCATGatttcctctccccttcctgcaCACTCCACCTTCTTCAGGTTAGCCTTTGCCACCACTGCTGCACCATGAGCAGGAGCTAACACAGCCCTACTGTGACCCTCAAAAATGATGCAAGTGCCACATGGCACACACCCACTTGTAAGTCTTCCTAGCACATACCACTTTTTACATATGAAATTTCATCTGTGGCTATGTCATACATTAACCACACGTGGTTCAATTCCTTAAATTGAACCCTTTGTCTTGAACCCTGTCCTTGAGGAATCAGCTGCACTTACCCAAGGCTGAAATAACACCAAAGTCTTTACACAGAAACCAAAGCATTACTGGGGGAGATTTCCCTGCAAAAGGATTTAATGGGCAGGTAGACATGGGAGACAAATTCAAGCCCCACAGATTCTTGTGAGTCAGTTGTTCTAGTTTTAACAATCACCCCTTGCAACTTTCCTGTTTCACATGGGCAGCTCAGAAGCCCCTCAGTCATGCCAGGAACGTTCCCTCAGCAGAGATGCTCTGTTTGCTTCCCTGCAGTAACTCACTAAAGTGACTGGGCATGCTTTGAAATTCTGTATTGTATCTAGTGACTGATCCACTTCATCCATTCTTGGAGCACCTCCAGTCATAAAATCCCAGTTTCCCATCAGAAAATTTCAGGCAATCTCAGCAAGCAATCTCCTCAGTGTTTTCTGCCAGGGAATCTTGATGAAAAGAAGCCACATAGTTTTTCAAAGCCTTTATCATATTTAATTGCTTTTCAAGAGATAGTGACTCAGGACATCTGTTTAGTCTTTGCAAGCTGTAGCACAGTGTGATCCATGGGGCTAAGCAGTACATACTTTCTTCACTTGCATCTCTAGGAGTAAATGCTTCCTTGAAGTAATTGTTCATGATATTAAGAAACTGCTTCTCCTATCTTAGTTTCACTGCAATATTGaatcaatttcttttttggCAGCTGTAGGTGTGAATCACATAATTGTGCTGGCTTTAAACCGGTGTTTGATTAGGCCCatcagagaagagaaagaggcaTTGCCTCCCTTTGTCACCCAAAGAGCAAAGCTGTTGCTATGCCCAGTGACCTCCAGTGGTCCCAGGGCACAAGGAATACAAAGCCTGCCCAACACTGCCTGAAGGGAaaggtgtcccctgcaggaggctgtgagGGAAGAACCTGATTCACTCAACATGGACTCCTCTGAGATTCCTGGTTCATGGCCACTCCCTTTGTGCTacctgggctgcaggtgctgggatCTGTCCCACTCCCCGGGCTGGTGATCCCTTACCAGATAGAGCTTCTTGAGCTTGGAAACGCCGAGCCCTGCTGTGGTGTTTATCTGGTTTCCTCGCAGCTCCAGGACTTGCAGGCTGAACAAATGGTCATGACTCAGGCCCAGCAGTGTCTcgattttattttctgagtgccagaggaagaagaaacaagaaagTTAATCCCACCTTTCCAAGAGAGTGTCCCCACAAGACAGGTAGCCTATATCACCTTTCAGGCTGAGGTTGGCTAGGAGGGGGTGAGTAATGCCCTCAAAATCCACGATGTGGTTGCGATCAAAGCTGATGACTTGGAGGTAGGGCAGCTCCTGCATGCTGGCACTGGTGAGCAGATTCCTATCCACCTTCAGCCAAAGCAGCTGGGTTAGGCTGCTCAGGGGGGCCAAATCTTTCAGCTTGTTCTTTGACAAATCCACATACCGCAGGTGAATGAAGCGTTCAAGGAGGCTGATGTCTGTCAGGCCCCTGAGGGAGAGTGAATGTGAATAAAATATCTCTCATATTTCCCCCCTACCATCTTTTGGGTTGCTCCTTGCCACTACTGATGGGAGGGCAACCACCTCTCCTACTTCTCTACTGTCCTAGAAAGCCCTgctgagaaaaggaagaaaaaggcagGTGATAGGGACAGGCCTGTAAGTAAAGATGAATGACAAGATTGGACCTGCTTTcctggcagaggaaggagaggagtaCTTATTCCCATTGAATTCTACCTGTCAGGACAGGCCACAACAAGAGCAGAGAAAAGGTTAAgttttggggaggggtttgTTAGACAATAGTGTCAGCACAAAGGACTGTGTGGAAGGACTTTTCTAGTGGAAAAAATAGTGGTTGAGATACCCTATGAGGCTGCAGAAAGAAACAGGCTCCCTTAATGGGGCCTTACTTaggtggctctgctggggaggCCGAGGCTCCAAACTGTCCCAAGGCCATTGTGGCACAGTACTTACAGCTGTGTGCCTGTGTACTTACAGCTGCCTGCCTTAAAGGTTAGCAGCTGGGAGGACAGATGTCAATGGATATTTCTCAAAGTGCCTGTAGGGAGGTCACTCTGTTCAGCCCCCCTAGGAGGGCACAGTCCAGAGCGATGGGCAGGCTGCCCTCAGCCTGGGGGACACTGATGTTCCCAGCGGTGTGTCTGGCATGCTGgaggcagtgcccagccagggctgaggaTGGACAGGTTGTGCTGAGGCACGGACTGGAATCCaggtggctggagagcagggccTGGATATGCCCCTTCCCTGCATGGCCAGTCACCAGCTTGTGGCACAGCGGCTCCATGGCCATGGAGTAAGGGGCTTCTGCCGGGTCAGGCATTGCACACTCACTTGTCTTTGGCTTCAAACTTCACATAGGCGTGGGCCAGCCCGTTGCCGGTCTTACAGAGGAGAGAGAGGCCCTCCTTGAAGTGTTCCTCCgtcaggggacagggaggtggctcctgggagagaaggagagagcaCAACGCCAGCGCTGGCCCAGCCACAGCCGGCCGGTGCTGAGGGCCTCCCCCTCACctcatcttccttctccttctccttctcctcatcctcctccttctcctcgccctcttccttctcctcctcgtCCTCCACGCTCCCGGGGCAAGCCGCGCTTGCCGCCTCCTGCGGCGCCCGCTGGCCGAGGCCCGGCCGCTGCCATGGGAACGGGGGCGGGCCCGCCGCTGTCCCCAGCGCCGCGGCCCCGGGGCTCGGAAAGCTCCGAGCGTGTCCCGCCCCCACCACCGGCGCTTTGCGATCCCACCGCACCTTCCCGGCTGGGTGACATCTGCGGCTGTTAGCGTAGGCAGAGAACCGAAGGATTTTTTCGGTGGGAAGGGACCGCTGTGCGCACCCAGCTCAGAACGGGGCGGGTTCAAAgtcaggcagggctgcacagggtgGTGGGCACTGGGGCGGTGAATgcctaattaattaatttaccCTCCAGTAAATGTTTAATTAACATGTTGACCAGAATTAGCCTTGGGCTCTGCATGAAGCCTCCCCGAATATGAGCATGTGGATGCCAGGAAAGGGTTTTCGGGgtgcactgctccagctccgTCCTCCaggctgtggagctgggaagggttgAGCTTTCCCATGCCCTGCCGATGCCAACAGCACTGGGTGTTTACCAGCCAGGAATGCTACTCAGAGCTGATGGTCAGCAGTGGTTCGCAGTTAATCCAAAGTCCAAGGCTCTGCTCCCTTTCCCTTCAGTGCCCTTTGCTCCTTTGCAGTGCCTGGATAACGTTAGTGCTGGCTAAACTggtccaggcagagctgctcacacagccaTCAGCCATCGCCCTTCCTGCACAGCACCCTGCGCTCAGGGCTGCACGGCGAGCTGCCCCCTGCCTTGTCCTGCTAGGCTCCCCCGTGCCGAGCCCTTCTCCTGTGCTACACATCTGAAAGTCAATCTGAATTCACTCCCTGCTCATTATCACACAACCACAGattggtttggattggaaggaaccTCAAAAATCAGCTTGTCTCAATCCCCCTGCCACCCATTAGACCAGGTGGCCAAgggctccatccaacctggccttgaacagctccaaggatggggcagccacaactcctctggacaacctgtttcagtgcctcaccaccctcagagtaaAGAAATAATCTACATATGAACACTTCATTTCCTGCCTTTGCTTCCTGCCCTAAACATTCCCTAATTACAGATGGAAACACAAATCTTTAAACTagagaaattttatttagaCTATATATATCCTAAACTTAATTATACTGATAATTAGGGAGGGTATGTGCTAAAAGCAGGCCCGCACACCCTCAGAGGAGCACAGGGTGACGATGGCAGGAGGGGGAGCCCAAGCAGCACCCGCCAGGCTGCTTCCAGGCCCATTTCGAGGGGCACAGGAGCACAGTGGCGGGTGGGAACCCAAATTAAGGACTCAGAGAAAGGAACACCCTgtccagccccatcccaggagcCTCAGCCCCCAAGCACCTTTAGGATTAGGGGTGTAGCTGTCTTCAGAAGTGTGGGATACAGGACGAAATGCAGGGGAAGAGCATTTGGGGATTGCACAGGACTCATTAGGGAATGATTAGGGCAGGAACCAGGGGTGATCTAGGTCACACAGAGAAACAAATATAGCATACAGGAATAAAAAGGGCCAGTCATGTGTCAATGGTTTGTGATGATTTGTCCACGTCCTGCACCTGATCAGTGCAGCCTGTCGGGTCTTCTCATTAAACTCCTTTTGCACTTTGCCCTGCGTGAGGAACTCGTGGTCAGAGcaccacagggagctgctgctgggggctggagaGGCCGGGATTGAGGGGCAGCCACTGGGCActgcctgagcccagctgctggaaggagaCACCCTGTACACGTGTGTAAATACTTCTGTAAATACACAGAGGCTCACTAGGGCAcctctgtcctgctcagctggagcagagtggGATGAGGCTGCCAGTGCTGAGTGGGAGGGCTCTGCGTGGATAGATCTGTGTGGCCAGCCATGGCCATGTTTAAATGCAATATattcaaaatcacagaatattctgagtttaAAGGGATACCCACAAGGGCCATTGAGTCCAACATGTGTGTGTGGTGCCTTCTGGGAATACAAGCTCAGCCTGGCTATTGTTTGGGGCTGAGGATGCCTCCGCCATCGCAGCCTCTCTCAGGCTGTCACATCTGGCACAGTGCATTTTTCTCCAACAGCAACCTGTTTAACAGCCAACCACTACAATTTGCTGTGAGGATCTGGCATTATTTCCATTCCAGAAAGCTGCAGTCCTGCCAGGAAGCagacaaaaagaagagaaacaagaTCTGGCATTCCTGCTgatatagaaattattttccatgcGTTTATTCCTcattaaattaatgttttcatgCCCCTGCATTCTCTCAAAGCAGCAAGATCAATGTCCAGCTCCCATCCGTTTTCTTCTATATAGGTCACTCTcctgggctcttgtgctgtgggcagggctgggcaggagcaggagctgacagcagagctgcagctggtggcCCAGCCCTGAGTGACTGTACCAAGTCCCTGCAGCCTTAGGAGCACTGTGTGCCCCTGCtgcatcactgctgctctggtCTGCGTGACCCAACAGCCCCAGACTACAGCCATGGCC contains these protein-coding regions:
- the LRRC23 gene encoding leucine-rich repeat-containing protein 23; this translates as MADGCRSLPTEKILRFSAYANSRRCHPAGKVRWDRKAPVVGAGHARSFPSPGAAALGTAAGPPPFPWQRPGLGQRAPQEAASAACPGSVEDEEEKEEGEEKEEDEEKEKEKEDEEPPPCPLTEEHFKEGLSLLCKTGNGLAHAYVKFEAKDKGLTDISLLERFIHLRYVDLSKNKLKDLAPLSSLTQLLWLKVDRNLLTSASMQELPYLQVISFDRNHIVDFEGITHPLLANLSLKENKIETLLGLSHDHLFSLQVLELRGNQINTTAGLGVSKLKKLYLAKNTICSLEGLEEFEQLEILHLRDNKLEALDGFSASMKCLQYLNLRSNGIKSFQEVGKLQVLPMLQALVLMDNLCAQEPDYRLQVLSRLPRLQRLDKETVEEEEREEAEKIRQTRRGKRKRKGNARIS